In Paenibacillus guangzhouensis, a single window of DNA contains:
- a CDS encoding LamG-like jellyroll fold domain-containing protein, which translates to MTSREMDDHLKSHASLPRVVAHWVFRSDHVLSGSMEAGDLIIEDQSGNGNHLEAVSIPCAANPLDLSEERPSMKWEQDPYHGEVLSFNNDLDAAGRSYFRTTEKAPINELSFEEGYTIEAIVHLPHPFDEASHSWMGVLTRQGSGAELGREAEHELLATLSVSNCMEYQWVYHPAQGNTSATSWSRYLKEEEWHHVVIVNDTKQTLLYVNGICDYACLQQDLQGLSVVPGKGWNVGASEWQGKLDKLFSGRISQIRLTDKPLHKSAWLDDLKPLKILEGTNEGEVASYMQCNYHFVFIPDPQKLVYLNPHMFHAQVEWVRKWSSHGNIAMTAFLGDVVDHSDAREEWERASLAISILDHDEIPYLMTAGNHDYDDADTYLGYFGPHRFKDKPYVKGYAPSRYSSYGIMEAGSYNYLWLIVDMKHLTSDIHWCKQILDEHLELPTVVISHDILYHNHTRQLEESANGRMIWEQLVDPYNQVFMTVNGHYDGAGYQVRSNQHGQDVIQLLINYQDSYRGGNGWLRLAEFDEALNQVKFRTFSPWVDQMAADEELSYPDYRFLTGEDHSFTIPLHFKARFGLLQPDI; encoded by the coding sequence ATGACTTCTCGAGAAATGGACGATCATTTGAAGAGCCATGCGTCTTTGCCGCGTGTTGTTGCACACTGGGTTTTCCGTTCGGATCATGTATTATCGGGCTCCATGGAAGCGGGTGATCTCATCATTGAAGATCAGAGTGGAAATGGAAATCATTTGGAGGCCGTATCGATTCCTTGCGCTGCTAATCCATTAGATCTGTCAGAGGAGCGGCCATCCATGAAGTGGGAGCAAGATCCATACCATGGAGAGGTATTGAGTTTTAATAATGACCTCGATGCTGCTGGCCGCAGTTATTTCCGGACGACTGAAAAGGCACCGATCAACGAACTCTCTTTTGAAGAAGGGTATACGATCGAAGCCATTGTGCACCTGCCCCATCCTTTTGATGAGGCCTCACACAGTTGGATGGGCGTGCTAACGAGACAGGGGAGCGGGGCAGAGCTTGGGCGAGAGGCAGAACACGAGCTGCTTGCGACGTTATCGGTATCCAATTGCATGGAGTACCAGTGGGTCTACCATCCGGCACAGGGGAATACGTCAGCGACGAGCTGGTCGCGGTATTTGAAAGAGGAGGAATGGCATCATGTTGTGATCGTGAACGATACCAAACAGACGCTGCTCTATGTGAATGGCATATGTGACTATGCTTGCCTTCAGCAAGATCTTCAGGGGCTCTCTGTCGTCCCGGGGAAGGGATGGAATGTTGGTGCATCTGAATGGCAAGGGAAGCTCGACAAATTATTCTCAGGGCGAATTAGCCAGATCCGACTAACGGATAAGCCGCTGCATAAGTCGGCATGGCTGGATGATCTGAAGCCGCTTAAGATTCTCGAGGGTACAAATGAAGGAGAAGTCGCTTCGTACATGCAGTGTAATTACCATTTTGTGTTCATTCCTGATCCGCAGAAACTTGTATATCTTAATCCACATATGTTCCATGCGCAGGTGGAGTGGGTGAGGAAGTGGTCTTCCCATGGGAATATTGCCATGACGGCATTTCTTGGCGACGTGGTAGACCATAGTGATGCTAGAGAAGAATGGGAACGGGCTTCACTGGCGATATCCATCCTCGATCATGATGAGATCCCTTATTTGATGACGGCAGGCAATCATGATTATGATGATGCGGATACGTATCTCGGATATTTCGGTCCGCATCGCTTCAAGGATAAGCCCTATGTGAAGGGATACGCCCCTTCGCGCTACAGCTCCTATGGCATCATGGAAGCGGGAAGTTACAACTATCTATGGCTGATAGTCGATATGAAGCACCTCACATCAGATATTCATTGGTGCAAGCAAATCCTAGATGAACACCTAGAGCTGCCTACGGTTGTTATCTCTCATGATATTCTATACCACAATCATACCCGTCAATTAGAAGAATCGGCGAATGGACGTATGATTTGGGAACAGCTTGTTGATCCGTATAATCAGGTGTTCATGACGGTAAACGGTCATTATGATGGAGCGGGATATCAGGTTCGATCGAACCAGCATGGACAGGATGTGATTCAACTATTAATCAATTATCAAGATAGTTATCGGGGCGGCAACGGCTGGCTGCGGCTTGCGGAGTTTGATGAAGCGCTCAACCAAGTAAAGTTCCGCACCTTTTCACCATGGGTCGATCAAATGGCAGCCGATGAAGAGCTAAGCTATCCTGATTACCGCTTTTTAACGGGTGAAGATCATTCCTTTACGATTCCT
- the srtB gene encoding class B sortase, protein MSKIKKILIAISILVLIFSLVNIARILLRDYAEQQKIKEIAELWNKESTIGGEAATASPFITKAHETVMLPEFQELYGRNTDIIGWLRIDGTRIDYPIMQNQQDSEFYLNHDFDKKESKNGLPFLDAYSRINSSGILLIHGHHMKSGMMFADLMEYKKESYYKEHATFQFSTLYEKEEYEILAVILSKVYRKSDDVFKYYQIEKTGTPAEFDAYIQNIKKLALYDTGVTAGYGDKLIVLSTCEYSTEDGRLAVIARKRK, encoded by the coding sequence ATGAGCAAAATCAAAAAAATTCTTATTGCCATTTCCATTCTTGTGTTGATTTTTTCTCTCGTCAATATTGCGAGAATTCTCCTGCGGGATTATGCTGAACAGCAGAAAATCAAAGAGATAGCAGAATTATGGAACAAAGAATCAACCATTGGGGGTGAGGCTGCAACAGCCTCACCTTTTATCACAAAGGCGCATGAGACGGTCATGCTCCCCGAATTTCAAGAGCTTTACGGGAGAAACACGGACATCATCGGTTGGCTGAGAATCGACGGTACCCGAATTGATTACCCGATCATGCAAAACCAACAGGATTCGGAATTCTATCTCAATCATGATTTCGATAAAAAGGAGAGCAAAAACGGACTCCCTTTTCTGGACGCGTACAGTCGGATAAACAGCTCAGGCATTTTGTTGATTCATGGACATCACATGAAGAGCGGTATGATGTTTGCAGATTTGATGGAGTACAAGAAAGAAAGCTATTATAAGGAGCATGCTACGTTCCAGTTCAGTACGCTTTACGAAAAGGAAGAGTATGAGATACTTGCCGTTATTCTGTCAAAGGTTTATCGCAAATCGGATGATGTTTTTAAATACTACCAGATTGAAAAGACAGGAACACCCGCTGAGTTTGACGCTTATATTCAGAATATCAAAAAACTTGCGCTTTACGACACGGGCGTGACAGCCGGGTATGGTGATAAACTTATTGTGCTGTCTACGTGTGAATATTCAACCGAAGATGGTAGGTTAGCAGTAATCGCCCGAAAGCGTAAATGA
- a CDS encoding 5' nucleotidase, NT5C type, with protein sequence MKRIAIDMDEVIADTLTTHLEWYNRDYQDELKVSELEGMNLVQARPNARQAIESYYDREDFFRNIKVMAHSQEVLRELSEHYEIYITTAAMEVPASFQAKYEWLLEHFDFLNAMNFVFCGDKSIIRADYMVDDNVNQLRAFEGQGILFTAPRNVHETGYVRVNNWLEAKAWFMAQLQPCD encoded by the coding sequence ATGAAACGTATAGCCATTGATATGGATGAAGTCATTGCAGACACGCTGACTACACATCTGGAGTGGTATAACCGGGATTATCAAGATGAACTGAAGGTGTCAGAACTTGAAGGTATGAACTTGGTTCAGGCTAGGCCTAATGCCAGACAGGCGATTGAAAGTTATTATGATCGGGAAGATTTCTTTCGCAATATTAAGGTGATGGCGCATAGCCAAGAAGTGCTTCGAGAGCTCTCGGAACATTACGAGATCTATATTACTACTGCAGCCATGGAAGTACCGGCCTCTTTCCAGGCCAAGTATGAGTGGCTGCTGGAGCATTTTGATTTTTTGAATGCGATGAACTTTGTATTCTGTGGCGATAAGAGCATCATTCGCGCAGACTACATGGTCGATGACAATGTGAATCAGCTTCGTGCCTTCGAGGGGCAAGGGATTCTCTTTACAGCGCCTCGCAATGTTCATGAGACCGGATATGTACGTGTGAATAATTGGTTGGAAGCAAAAGCGTGGTTCATGGCTCAACTCCAGCCGTGTGATTGA
- a CDS encoding C40 family peptidase — MKKVIISMLGAAMLFTAGTTSTYASSSNLTNEVDKVIGTPYLWGGTTKSGFDCSGFIQYIFDKFKLDLPRTSKTQATEGTKVDQANLRAGDLVFFNTDGQGISHVGLFLGDNKFAHSSSSKGVTISSLSESYYKNRYVTARRVVSQQSYHKMMS; from the coding sequence ATGAAGAAAGTCATTATTTCCATGTTAGGAGCGGCAATGTTGTTTACCGCTGGTACCACAAGTACATATGCTAGTTCGTCTAATCTTACAAATGAAGTGGATAAAGTTATTGGAACGCCATACCTCTGGGGAGGTACGACAAAATCTGGCTTTGATTGCTCGGGTTTCATTCAATATATTTTTGATAAGTTCAAGTTAGATTTACCACGTACTTCAAAAACGCAGGCAACAGAAGGTACAAAGGTAGATCAAGCAAATCTACGCGCAGGGGACTTGGTGTTTTTCAATACGGATGGACAAGGGATTTCTCATGTTGGTCTTTTCCTTGGCGACAATAAGTTTGCGCATTCATCAAGCAGTAAAGGTGTAACGATAAGTAGTCTGTCTGAATCCTATTATAAAAATCGGTATGTTACGGCTAGACGTGTTGTCAGTCAGCAAAGTTATCATAAAATGATGAGCTAA
- a CDS encoding response regulator, which translates to MKVILVDDEPLALSRLQKLLERVVSGVEIVASYSDPNEVTLGVLEHRPDVVFLDIQMPEIDGLELGMQIQTVVPGTEIVFVTGYDQYAVRAFELYAVDYIMKPVQLERLNQTVMRVMDKMNLKGTKETQDLNTPMVCCFEQIRFQLNAMKTQNVKWRTSKAQELFAYLLHHRKRVVSRNLLLELLWPDTPEDKAVQYLYTAIYHIRQTLKNYRMDSISIRIGELETGYRLDMGNAHVDTELWEKDLKQLGRLDADTVDSHEHVLKMYTGDYLGNYEYLWAEHERERLRMLWLYQIRRVSEFYEQQGLMDKAIRLIQDAQRIKPDEEDYYFLLMKLNHAIDNQVGVEEQFFLLKTRMESDMELPISEEIIRWYEQWCNNLI; encoded by the coding sequence ATGAAAGTTATTTTGGTTGACGATGAGCCGCTAGCATTGAGTAGACTTCAGAAATTGCTTGAACGTGTGGTTAGTGGTGTGGAGATCGTCGCCTCATATTCGGATCCGAATGAAGTGACCTTAGGCGTTTTAGAGCATCGCCCCGATGTCGTTTTTTTGGATATCCAAATGCCTGAGATCGATGGATTAGAGCTGGGCATGCAGATACAGACCGTCGTCCCTGGTACGGAAATTGTTTTTGTCACTGGTTACGATCAGTATGCCGTGCGTGCATTCGAGCTTTATGCTGTGGATTACATCATGAAGCCGGTACAACTCGAGCGACTAAACCAAACGGTCATGCGCGTTATGGATAAAATGAATCTAAAAGGAACAAAGGAAACGCAGGATTTGAATACGCCTATGGTTTGCTGCTTCGAACAAATCCGCTTTCAGTTAAATGCCATGAAGACGCAGAACGTGAAGTGGCGGACGAGTAAGGCACAGGAATTATTCGCTTATCTGCTCCACCATCGCAAGCGGGTAGTCAGTCGGAACTTACTACTTGAATTGTTATGGCCAGACACGCCAGAGGATAAAGCGGTACAATATCTCTATACGGCGATTTACCATATACGCCAGACTTTAAAAAATTACAGGATGGATTCGATTTCCATCCGCATTGGTGAATTGGAGACAGGCTATCGGCTGGATATGGGGAATGCTCACGTTGATACGGAGTTATGGGAAAAAGATTTGAAGCAATTGGGTCGTCTTGATGCAGACACCGTCGATTCTCATGAACATGTGTTAAAGATGTATACTGGTGATTATCTTGGAAATTACGAGTACCTATGGGCGGAGCATGAACGGGAACGATTGCGAATGTTATGGCTGTACCAAATAAGAAGAGTAAGCGAATTTTATGAGCAACAAGGCTTAATGGATAAAGCCATTCGGTTGATTCAGGACGCTCAGCGGATAAAACCGGATGAGGAAGATTACTATTTCTTATTAATGAAGCTTAATCATGCGATTGATAATCAAGTGGGTGTAGAAGAACAATTTTTTCTACTGAAGACGAGAATGGAAAGTGATATGGAGCTCCCGATCAGTGAAGAAATTATCCGTTGGTATGAGCAGTGGTGTAATAACTTGATATGA